One window from the genome of [Mycobacterium] stephanolepidis encodes:
- a CDS encoding ABC1 kinase family protein, protein MALLSEAARLGTTGWQVARTAGRVLGKITTKGSLEQKLIAELPQTFSDLGPTYVKLGQIIASSPGAFGEPLSREFRGLLDRVPPADSVQVRELIISELGDEPEKLFASFDTEPFASASIAQVHYATLHSGEDVVVKIQRPGIRRRVAADLQIMKRGAALLELGKVGRMLSARDVVDDFSGNLSEELDFLAEGQAMQTWVEHLHTSSLGKNIRVPDVHWHYTTSRVLTMERVHGIRIDDAPAIRKAGFDGTELVKSLLFSVFESGLRQGLFHGDLHAGNLLVDEEGRIVFLDFGIVGFIDPRTRWLLRELIHALLVKKDHRAAGKIVVLLGAVGNPGDADKGTRDIQAFTTPLTVKSLGDMSYSEIGKQLSALAEQYDVKLPRELVLIGKQFLYVERYMKLLAPRWQMMEDPELKGYFGNFIVDISREHNREGDI, encoded by the coding sequence GTGGCGTTGCTCTCCGAGGCCGCCCGACTGGGCACGACCGGCTGGCAGGTCGCCCGCACCGCGGGACGAGTACTGGGCAAGATCACCACAAAGGGCAGCCTCGAGCAGAAGCTCATCGCCGAGCTCCCCCAGACCTTCTCCGACCTCGGCCCCACGTACGTCAAGCTCGGCCAGATCATCGCGTCCAGCCCTGGCGCGTTCGGCGAGCCGCTCTCTCGTGAATTCCGCGGGCTGCTGGACCGCGTGCCGCCCGCCGACTCCGTCCAGGTCCGTGAACTCATCATCTCCGAGCTCGGAGATGAACCCGAAAAGCTCTTCGCCAGCTTTGACACCGAGCCGTTCGCATCCGCGTCGATCGCCCAGGTGCATTACGCGACATTGCATTCCGGCGAAGACGTGGTGGTCAAGATCCAACGTCCGGGAATCCGGCGCCGGGTGGCCGCCGACCTGCAGATCATGAAACGCGGCGCGGCACTACTGGAACTGGGCAAGGTAGGCCGGATGCTTTCGGCCCGCGATGTGGTGGACGATTTCTCTGGGAACCTGTCCGAGGAGCTGGACTTCCTCGCCGAGGGCCAGGCCATGCAGACCTGGGTGGAGCACCTGCACACCTCGTCACTCGGCAAGAACATCCGCGTGCCCGATGTGCACTGGCATTACACAACCTCCAGAGTGCTCACCATGGAGCGGGTGCACGGCATCCGCATCGACGATGCTCCGGCCATTCGCAAGGCGGGATTCGACGGCACCGAACTGGTGAAGTCGCTGCTGTTCTCGGTGTTCGAATCCGGACTGCGTCAGGGCTTGTTCCATGGCGACCTGCATGCGGGAAATCTTCTGGTGGACGAAGAGGGCCGGATCGTCTTCCTGGACTTCGGCATCGTCGGCTTCATCGACCCACGGACCCGCTGGCTGTTGCGGGAGCTGATTCACGCGCTACTGGTCAAGAAGGATCATCGCGCCGCGGGCAAGATCGTGGTGCTGCTGGGCGCCGTCGGCAATCCCGGCGACGCCGACAAGGGCACTCGGGATATCCAGGCCTTCACGACCCCGCTCACGGTGAAATCCCTTGGCGACATGTCATATTCGGAGATCGGCAAGCAGCTATCGGCGCTCGCCGAGCAATACGACGTGAAGCTTCCCCGTGAGTTGGTGCTCATCGGCAAGCAATTCCTGTACGTCGAGCGGTACATGAAGCTGCTGGCGCCGCGCTGGCAGATGATGGAAGACCCGGAACTCAAGGGCTACTTCGGCAATTTCATTGTCGATATCAGCCGTGAGCACAACCGCGAGGGAGATATCTGA
- a CDS encoding alpha/beta fold hydrolase, producing MVPLSSEVPTRSGVARNGDIELFYEDLGNPADPAVILVMGVAAQLPMWPDGFCRQLLDRGYRVIRFDNRDCGLSTKLDGHKAPGSVQRRVVRYAFGLGSEVPYTLIDMAEDVRTLIDHLELDTVHIAGASMGGMIVQVFAGTYPERVNSVGIIYSATGRPFSRLPSWELIKTAMIAPGKNATAEEWLEFEVNNGIVYNGPDNLPPPPPPPQELRQRILAHRARSDYKVGTVRQFDAILGTGSLLRFTRAIAAPTVVIHGRNDPLVPYQNGRVVAKNIRNSRFALIEGMGHDLPEPVWEPVTSELLATFDRGASRSRGTACRTD from the coding sequence ATGGTGCCGCTGTCCTCCGAAGTCCCCACCCGATCCGGCGTCGCACGTAACGGCGATATCGAGCTCTTCTACGAAGACCTGGGGAACCCCGCCGATCCGGCGGTGATCCTGGTGATGGGAGTGGCGGCGCAGCTCCCGATGTGGCCGGACGGGTTCTGTCGGCAACTCCTGGACCGCGGCTATCGGGTCATCCGCTTCGACAATCGCGACTGCGGGCTGTCGACGAAACTCGACGGCCACAAAGCGCCGGGATCGGTTCAGCGCCGGGTGGTGCGCTATGCCTTCGGCCTGGGCAGCGAGGTGCCGTACACCCTTATCGACATGGCCGAGGATGTCCGCACCCTCATAGACCACCTTGAACTGGACACAGTGCATATCGCGGGCGCCTCGATGGGCGGCATGATCGTGCAGGTCTTCGCGGGCACCTACCCCGAGCGCGTCAATTCCGTCGGCATCATCTATTCGGCGACCGGCCGCCCGTTCTCCCGATTGCCATCCTGGGAATTGATCAAAACCGCCATGATCGCCCCCGGTAAGAACGCGACTGCCGAGGAATGGCTCGAGTTCGAGGTGAACAACGGCATCGTCTACAACGGGCCCGACAACCTGCCCCCCCCCCCCCCCCCCCCCCAGGAGCTGCGGCAGCGCATCCTCGCCCACCGGGCCCGCAGTGACTACAAGGTGGGCACCGTGCGCCAATTCGATGCCATTTTGGGCACCGGCAGTCTGCTGCGCTTCACACGAGCCATCGCCGCTCCGACGGTGGTGATCCATGGCCGCAACGACCCGCTGGTGCCCTATCAGAACGGCCGGGTGGTGGCCAAGAACATCCGGAACTCGCGATTCGCGCTCATCGAAGGGATGGGCCACGATCTGCCCGAGCCCGTGTGGGAGCCGGTGACCTCAGAGTTGTTGGCGACTTTTGATCGGGGCGCCTCCCGCTCGCGGGGAACCGCGTGCAGGACTGACTAG
- a CDS encoding alpha/beta fold hydrolase yields the protein MTASTAKVGDIELCFEEFGNPADPAVLLIMGIGAQMVFWRTEFCQQLAGQGYRVIRFDNRDCGLSTKLDGVRAGGGALLPTMAKFLAGVKITDTAYTLEDMAADAAGLLDHLGIEQAHVVGASMGGMIAQVFAAEHPDRTQTVTIIMSSNNQPFLPPPGPRQLMALLTPPPAGATREEIIANSVRVGRTIGSPKYRQSQSKSYLHAAEYYDRSYYPKGFARQFAAIMGTGNLAPFDNRITSPALVLHGRADKLMRPSGARAIARAIPGARLALIEGMGHDLPEPLWGHVIAKLTENFARSEPAQDETESEAAGR from the coding sequence ATGACAGCCAGCACCGCCAAGGTCGGCGATATCGAACTGTGTTTCGAGGAGTTCGGCAACCCGGCCGACCCCGCGGTACTGCTCATCATGGGCATCGGCGCGCAGATGGTGTTCTGGCGTACCGAATTCTGCCAGCAGCTCGCCGGCCAGGGTTACCGCGTCATCCGCTTCGACAATCGCGACTGCGGCCTGTCCACCAAGCTGGACGGGGTGCGCGCCGGTGGCGGCGCACTCCTGCCAACCATGGCGAAATTCCTTGCCGGCGTGAAGATCACCGATACCGCCTACACCCTGGAGGATATGGCGGCTGACGCGGCCGGTCTGCTCGATCATCTCGGCATCGAGCAGGCACACGTCGTGGGCGCCTCGATGGGCGGCATGATCGCCCAGGTTTTCGCCGCCGAACATCCCGACCGGACACAAACGGTCACCATCATCATGTCGAGCAACAACCAGCCCTTCCTGCCCCCGCCCGGGCCACGTCAGCTGATGGCGTTGCTGACGCCCCCGCCGGCCGGCGCCACCCGCGAGGAGATCATCGCCAACAGCGTGCGGGTGGGTCGGACCATTGGTAGTCCGAAATACCGGCAGTCCCAATCGAAGTCGTATCTGCACGCTGCCGAGTACTATGACCGCAGCTACTACCCCAAGGGGTTTGCCCGGCAGTTCGCGGCCATCATGGGAACCGGCAACCTGGCGCCTTTCGACAACCGAATCACCTCTCCCGCACTGGTTTTGCACGGCAGGGCCGACAAGCTGATGCGTCCTTCGGGCGCGCGGGCCATCGCCCGGGCCATTCCCGGCGCACGTTTGGCACTGATCGAAGGAATGGGCCACGATCTGCCCGAACCACTATGGGGCCACGTCATCGCCAAGCTCACCGAGAACTTCGCCCGATCGGAACCTGCGCAGGATGAGACGGAATCTGAGGCGGCGGGTCGCTAA